The Leifsonia poae region TGGTGCAGCTGGTAGAGCTGACGGAAAGCATTCCGGTCGCCGGCCACCACCTGCTGGAACAGCGCAGCCTCCGCGAGCCCGGGTGGGCTCTCACCCGGCCGTGCCTCCGTCGTCATCCCGAGCCCTCCCCCGTCGTCGTGCGGCCGACGGCGAGCCCAACGATGCCGTCATCTTGAGGTGTTCGCCACGAGGCCGGCCGTCTCACCGTCACACGAAATGCGCATCCCTTTCTCCAATGTTCACGAAAACGGATGCGTCTCAAAACGGTCGACCGGTCGGCGTGTCGCCACGCGCTCGGTTGACGAGCCGCCATCGGTCGAGTTGATTGAGTATGCAGCCTTTCGGGTGGGCTGCCAACCCGTGAGGAGAGCGACGATGCGTGCTAGGGGATATCGCCTGGGGGCGCTCGTGGGGGGCCTGGGGTTGATCGCGACGATGTCGACGATGGGGGTGGGGGCCGCGAACGCGACGCCCGCCCCGTCGGCACCGCCGGCGGACAAGTCCTGCTGGATCGCCATCGACACCGGCGACAGCCTCTGCGTTCCCGCCGGCGACGACCTGGTGGCCGCCGTTGCGGAACAGAAGGGCGTTCGACTCGTCATCCCCGACGGCACGGTTCTCGGTGGCGTGGCCGTGAACTCCGCACGTTCAGACCTCGCACCGGCCGCGGCGCTGGCGAGCGTCGCACTCTCCGCGATCTACGACGACGTGAACTACGGCGGAAGCTCGTACGTCATGTCGGTCAGCGGCGGCAATTGCTCGGTCTCGGCCTACGGACTCACCGATCTGAACGGGATCGGCTGGTACGGCCGGGTCTCGTCGTACAAGAGCTTCGGCACCTGCAAGACCGCCCTCTTCAAGAACACGAACTACGGAGGGACCTCCACCGGCTACGCCGTCAACGCCGCCTCGCTCGGGTCGATGAACGACCAGGCGAAATCGTGGCGCGTCTCGGGCTGAGACGATCTCGCGGTCTGAGGACACTACTGGAGTAGACACTCTTGTCCACGACAAAGGAGACTCCGATGACCTCGAACCCGTCCCCGTCCGCCCGCCCCGGATCCCTGGCCTCCGCCATCGACCTTCCGCCCACGCAGCCGATCGACATCTCCGAGCTGATCACCCGCGCTCTCGCCGAACACTGACCGAGCTGCGCCGGCTAGAGCTGAGCCATGATCTGGCGGGCGATCACACGCCCCGCCCGATTGGCGCCGATCGTGCTGGCCTGCGGGCCGTAGCCGGCCAGGAAGATGCGCGGATCCTGCCAGGAGGCGCCGGAGGCGACCGTGAGGCCGCCCGCCTTCTCGCGCAGCTTCAGCGGAGCGAGGTGACGCAGTTCGGGTCGGAAGCCCGTCGCCCAGATGATCGTATCCGCCTCGGTGAACGAACCGTCGGACCAGCGCACACCGTGCTCTTCGATGGCGGCGAACATCGGGCGTTCCACGAGTAGGCCACGGTCGACGCCGGAGGCGATGCGCCGGGTCCTCGGCACGCCCGTGCCGCTCACGATGCTGGGGAGCGCCCCGCCGGCGCGGGCCGCCGCATCCTGGGCCGCCACCGCTGCGACGCCGCCCTCGATGGTCAGCTCCGACTCATCCTTGAACTCGACCGGACGACGGGTGGCCCAGGTGACCTGCCGCACCACATGCTCCAGTTCCAGCAGGAAGCCGATCGCCGACGTGCCGCCGCCGACCACGACCACCGACTGCCCGGCGAACTCGTCGGCGGCGAGGTAGGAGGACGTGTGCACATGCCGTCCGGCGAATACGTTCATTCCCGGGTAGTAGGGCACGAAAGGTGCACCCCAGGTTCCGCTGGCGTTCACAACGACGCGGGCGACCGTCTCGCCGGCCGTGTGCTGCACCACGAGGTCGGCCCCACGGTCGAACACGCTCGTCACCGTCACCGGCCGCTGCACGGCGAGCCCGAAATGCTCCTCGTATCGGCGGTAGTAACCGGCGACGATGTCCTTGGCGGGAAGAGACCGGTCGGCGGTCTCGAAACTGATACCCAGCTCCGCCATGCCCGGCAGGTCGTTGACATGATGAGCACTGCCCAGTTTGAGCGCATCCCACCGATGCTGCCAGGCCCCGCCGGTGGCCGGGCCGCGGTCGTAGAGCACGAAATCGACGCCGGGCGTGAGCTCGAAACGGCGCAGATAGTAGGCGACGGCGAGGCCCGCCTGGCCCGCACCGACGATCGCCACCTGGGTCTCGGTGTTCGTCGCGGTCACGCGCTCATCCCATCATTCATGCCTGTGTGGGAACTCGGGGCGGGGCGGGTCCCCCATGCTAAACTAGCGGTTAGTTTTCACTGTTCCTGTTCGGATTCCCGGGTGGCTCATTGCCCACCCGGCCTGGCACCGTAAGGGGGTCACGCATGGGGCGCGGCCGTCAAAAGGCAAAGCACACCAAGATCGCGCGCGAGCTGAAGTCGTTCAGCCCGGACGTGAACTACGACGCGCTCGAGCGCGAGCTCACCGGGCACGCCCACCACGACACTCAGTACGACGCGTGGGCCGACTACGAGCCCGACGCCGGTGGCTACCAGGAAGACTTCGAGGAGCACGACCAGCCGAAGCGCGCATAGCCGACCGAGGCGCCGCTAGAGCCAGCCCTTTTCGGCGGCGATCGCCGCCGCCTCCGAACGGTTCCGCGCACCCGTCTTGCCGATCGCGCTCGACAGGTGGTTGCGCACGGTTCCTTCGCTGAGGTGCAGCGCGCGGGCGATGTCTGTGATGCTGCCACCCTGCGCGGCCACGACGATCACCTCCGTCTCACGCGGCGTGAGCGGCGAGCTGCCGGAGGCGAGCGACTCCGCGGCGAGCGCCGGGTCGACGACGCGCAGGCCCGAGGCCACGCGTCGCACCGCATCCGCGAGCTGACCGGAGGGCGTGTCTTTGACGACGAATCCCGAAGCCCCCGCCTCCATCGCGCGGCGCAGATAGCCGGGCCGGCCGAAGGTGGTCACGATCAACGAGCGGCACGACGGCAGCGTCTCCCGCAGCGCCGATGCCACCTGGATGCCGTCCAACCCCGGCATCTCCACATCCAGCAGCGCCACATCAACCAAGCCGGCACGTGCCGCCGCCACCACCTCGTCACCTCGGCCTACCTGCGCGACCACCTCGAGGTCGGCCTCCAGGTCGAGGAGCGCCGCGAGTGCCCCGCGCACCAGCGCCTGATCGTCGGCCAGGAGCAGCCGGATGGTCTCGGTCACGCTTTCGCCTTCCGTACGGTCAAACGGACGCCGCCGTGCTCGCTCGGGCCGACGAGCACCCGGGCTCCGACCGTACGCGCGCGGACGGTGAGGCCGTCGAGGCCCGAACCGCGCGTCGGGGTCGCCGCCACGTCGACATCGGGCGCACCCACCACGCCCACCGCGGCCAAACCGCGCCCGTCATCCTCGATCTCGAGGGTGTCTGGCGAGACCGTCACCCAGCAGTTCCGCGAGCCGGAGTGACGGATGACATTCGTCACCCCTTCCCGCAGCACCCACCCGAAGAGCTCCCTCAGATTCGGGTCGACACCGTCGCCGCTCCGCGGAAGATGCGCCTCGATGTCGGCGGCCGCGAGCCCCGCCTGAGCGGCGGCGAGTTCGGTGGAGAGACTCATCTCGCGGTACCCGGCGACGGCCGCACGCAGATCGGCGAGAGCCGAACGGCTGAGACGTTCGATGTCGGCGATCTCGGCTTCCGCCTTCACCGGGTCGATCGTGACGAGACGCCGTGCCAGCTCCGATTTGACCGTGACGACGGTGAGGGAGTGCCCGAGCACGTCGTGCATGTCCCGCGAGAACCGCGCGCGCTCCTCGATCACGGCGAGCCTCGCGATCTCGCCCTGCGCCCGGCGGAGCCGACGGAACGACTCGAGCT contains the following coding sequences:
- a CDS encoding NAD(P)-binding domain-containing protein, whose protein sequence is MTATNTETQVAIVGAGQAGLAVAYYLRRFELTPGVDFVLYDRGPATGGAWQHRWDALKLGSAHHVNDLPGMAELGISFETADRSLPAKDIVAGYYRRYEEHFGLAVQRPVTVTSVFDRGADLVVQHTAGETVARVVVNASGTWGAPFVPYYPGMNVFAGRHVHTSSYLAADEFAGQSVVVVGGGTSAIGFLLELEHVVRQVTWATRRPVEFKDESELTIEGGVAAVAAQDAAARAGGALPSIVSGTGVPRTRRIASGVDRGLLVERPMFAAIEEHGVRWSDGSFTEADTIIWATGFRPELRHLAPLKLREKAGGLTVASGASWQDPRIFLAGYGPQASTIGANRAGRVIARQIMAQL
- a CDS encoding DUF3073 domain-containing protein; this encodes MGRGRQKAKHTKIARELKSFSPDVNYDALERELTGHAHHDTQYDAWADYEPDAGGYQEDFEEHDQPKRA
- a CDS encoding response regulator transcription factor; the protein is MTETIRLLLADDQALVRGALAALLDLEADLEVVAQVGRGDEVVAAARAGLVDVALLDVEMPGLDGIQVASALRETLPSCRSLIVTTFGRPGYLRRAMEAGASGFVVKDTPSGQLADAVRRVASGLRVVDPALAAESLASGSSPLTPRETEVIVVAAQGGSITDIARALHLSEGTVRNHLSSAIGKTGARNRSEAAAIAAEKGWL
- a CDS encoding sensor histidine kinase; amino-acid sequence: MDSSQYETPDGVWAKLTHLSARRWYPGALIGLIYQVSTFFTLWAGPGSVGTKVIVTTLLAVISIGFLVLPPLFWASSERTRMVVIAAYFLLTLTLFPFIGLAACWTWVYVACMTGMLAFRPALAIGIIGGLGAAQLVIITITGTFDDNWYIALITVSIGIMMFAFARQLESFRRLRRAQGEIARLAVIEERARFSRDMHDVLGHSLTVVTVKSELARRLVTIDPVKAEAEIADIERLSRSALADLRAAVAGYREMSLSTELAAAQAGLAAADIEAHLPRSGDGVDPNLRELFGWVLREGVTNVIRHSGSRNCWVTVSPDTLEIEDDGRGLAAVGVVGAPDVDVAATPTRGSGLDGLTVRARTVGARVLVGPSEHGGVRLTVRKAKA